A genome region from Paenibacillus pabuli includes the following:
- a CDS encoding NAD(P)/FAD-dependent oxidoreductase — MKNFVILGGGYGGLTIIKELLEGKIPSDTQIVLVDRSPFQGLKTEYYALAAGTVSDYDLRIQFPVHEKVTYRYGEVTSIDLEQRQIEFEGQDPLEYDKLVIGLGCTDRFHNTPGAEEYSCTIQSFSKTRETYLRLNEVKAYGHVHIVGGGLSGVEIAAELRESRPDLNISILDRGERVLSAFPQRLSAYVHEWFNEHQVETRGHVAISRLEGNAIFNRDEEILTDAVVWTAGIQPVKVVQDLDVTKDPQGRVVLNDYYQIPEYTDVYVVGDCASVPYAPSGQAAEVQGEQIAHIQHALWKGEKPNPQPLKLRGTLGALGKKAGFGLMGKTSMMGRVPRILKSGVLWMSKRHLG; from the coding sequence ATGAAAAATTTCGTCATTCTCGGGGGCGGCTATGGCGGCCTCACGATCATCAAGGAACTTCTGGAAGGCAAAATTCCGTCAGATACACAAATTGTGTTGGTGGACCGGAGCCCCTTCCAGGGATTGAAGACTGAATATTACGCACTCGCAGCAGGAACCGTATCCGACTATGACCTGCGCATCCAATTTCCAGTCCATGAGAAAGTCACTTACCGTTATGGAGAAGTCACTTCGATTGATCTGGAACAGCGTCAGATAGAATTTGAAGGCCAGGATCCTTTGGAGTATGACAAGCTCGTCATCGGACTCGGCTGTACAGACCGTTTCCACAATACGCCAGGAGCTGAAGAATACAGCTGTACCATTCAAAGTTTTAGCAAAACGCGGGAAACCTACCTCCGCCTGAACGAAGTTAAAGCTTACGGGCACGTGCATATTGTTGGCGGTGGATTGAGCGGTGTCGAGATCGCTGCCGAACTTAGAGAGAGCAGACCTGACCTGAACATTAGTATTCTGGACCGTGGTGAGCGAGTATTATCGGCTTTCCCGCAGCGATTGTCTGCTTACGTGCATGAGTGGTTTAACGAACATCAAGTGGAGACACGTGGACATGTCGCAATTTCTCGTCTTGAGGGGAACGCCATCTTTAACCGGGATGAAGAAATTTTGACGGATGCTGTAGTATGGACAGCCGGTATTCAGCCAGTCAAAGTCGTACAGGATCTTGACGTTACAAAGGACCCTCAGGGCCGGGTTGTACTGAATGATTATTATCAAATTCCTGAATATACAGATGTTTATGTTGTCGGTGACTGTGCCAGTGTACCTTATGCACCAAGCGGTCAGGCTGCAGAAGTACAGGGTGAACAGATCGCTCATATTCAGCATGCCCTCTGGAAAGGCGAAAAGCCCAACCCGCAGCCGCTCAAGCTTCGTGGCACGCTCGGTGCACTCGGCAAGAAGGCTGGGTTTGGGCTGATGGGCAAAACGTCCATGATGGGACGTGTGCCTCGTATATTGAAAAGCGGCGTGCTCTGGATGTCCAAGCGCCATCTCGGTTAG
- the mqnE gene encoding aminofutalosine synthase MqnE → MSTLVTPFTDKRMAEIVEKVQNGVRLSVEDGVYLYQTDDLLTLGQLANEVNLRKNGKKVYFIENMSLYFTNVCEAHCAFCNFRKDQGEEGSYTLSGEEMIEYVEQHIHPGVREFHIVGGHNNHVPFQYYVDSLRALNEKYPDVTLKAYTAAEIDFFTRISGLSIKEVLQELQKAGLKSLTGGGAEILSDEYRKKMRVDKANVDRYLEVHRTAHLLGMRTHTTMLYGSIESYEDRVNHMAQIRELQDETNGFMVFIPLSMQPKSKNASIMRRNSAYEDLKTIAISRLMLDNIDHIKAYFINIGPQLTQVALGFGASDAHGTIVRERISHAAGALTPEGLTRKELIWLIKGAGRIPVERDTFYNEIQVYE, encoded by the coding sequence ATGTCTACATTGGTAACACCGTTCACAGACAAAAGAATGGCGGAAATCGTTGAGAAAGTGCAGAACGGCGTAAGGTTGAGTGTAGAAGACGGCGTATATCTGTATCAAACGGATGATTTGCTGACTCTCGGCCAACTGGCCAATGAGGTCAACCTGCGGAAGAACGGCAAGAAAGTGTATTTTATTGAAAACATGAGTCTGTACTTCACTAACGTTTGTGAAGCACACTGTGCTTTTTGTAATTTCCGCAAAGACCAGGGTGAAGAAGGCTCCTACACTTTGTCGGGAGAGGAAATGATTGAGTACGTAGAACAGCATATTCATCCAGGCGTACGCGAGTTCCATATTGTAGGCGGACATAACAACCATGTTCCCTTTCAATATTATGTCGATTCCCTGCGGGCTTTAAACGAGAAATATCCGGATGTTACACTTAAGGCCTACACGGCAGCAGAGATCGATTTCTTCACCCGCATCAGCGGGCTTAGCATCAAGGAAGTGCTGCAGGAATTGCAAAAAGCAGGTCTTAAATCACTGACTGGCGGCGGTGCCGAGATTCTGTCAGACGAATACCGCAAAAAAATGCGTGTCGACAAAGCAAACGTGGATCGCTATCTTGAGGTACACCGTACTGCTCATCTTCTGGGCATGCGTACACATACGACAATGCTGTACGGATCGATTGAATCGTACGAAGATCGTGTTAATCACATGGCTCAAATTCGTGAGCTGCAGGATGAAACCAACGGTTTCATGGTATTTATCCCGCTCTCCATGCAGCCTAAGAGCAAAAATGCCAGCATTATGCGCCGCAACTCGGCGTACGAGGATCTTAAAACGATTGCGATTAGCCGCCTTATGCTGGATAATATTGACCACATTAAAGCATACTTCATTAACATCGGCCCACAATTGACCCAAGTTGCCCTTGGATTCGGTGCTTCGGATGCACATGGCACCATCGTTCGCGAACGAATTAGTCATGCCGCAGGTGCGTTAACACCTGAGGGCCTCACCCGCAAAGAGCTCATATGGCTCATTAAGGGCGCTGGACGCATTCCGGTGGAACGCGATACCTTCTACAACGAAATTCAAGTATATGAATAA
- a CDS encoding HesB/IscA family protein, which translates to MINISETAAERLKEMLSQQETPDMFLRLGVAPGGCTGFSYAMGFDDKESDEDIYMDIHDMKVVVEKENLKYLNGLEIDFEESGMSGGFTIHNPNAVATCGCGSSFRTREEAGVPDKDC; encoded by the coding sequence ATGATTAACATCAGCGAGACAGCTGCCGAGCGATTGAAAGAGATGCTTTCACAGCAAGAGACACCTGACATGTTCCTGCGTCTGGGCGTAGCACCGGGTGGTTGTACCGGATTTTCGTACGCCATGGGCTTTGATGATAAAGAATCCGATGAGGATATTTATATGGATATTCACGATATGAAGGTTGTAGTCGAGAAGGAGAACCTGAAATATCTGAATGGTCTTGAAATTGATTTTGAAGAATCCGGCATGTCCGGCGGTTTCACCATCCATAACCCGAATGCGGTCGCGACATGCGGCTGCGGATCTTCTTTCCGCACGAGAGAAGAAGCTGGGGTACCGGATAAAGATTGTTAA
- a CDS encoding helix-turn-helix domain-containing protein, with protein sequence MNWIMNKKRTLFFKIFVSFLAIISLFCLFYILIYYVFKTSLQEEIVQSSLNETNNTAERFSNHMEQIQIMLFHVYNNQDLVSFNRQLQRVGFQEADYLKAKNVMKDIRGYVYNSLFLLEDVIVHFPKEHFAFGKSGSGSSDYMFNTSYRSNIYPLEHWETLTTEPHTFLISPAASFQMNAGSPESRHLLPYTFKSPGSPYQIIAMIDIQKAVQSFFGTTDGHTLIITDHQSHILYRSGSTPGEEAIPVFQDGETTRKENGRYYFKAEGADGLMYITSLEDTRIADQLQRLTGYMVLIFVFSLLAATLVSLYLSRRLHTPVKHMLSSLLDRTSLNKADEVGQEESHILEYDLIQSRIGELKKEKDTIVAKLNRQNAILTNYSYMNQLKNINTDLSEWNDFLADGGSYQLVYYDIRFRISENGSMPLDRERAVRHLLDYIHLLTKERFHANHTFQMEKNEIVSVLKEPSPFQLQALLEQLKASLDEEKHYYVVTICTLPAMNQPTKFSETYQQLRDLASSARLLEETQLISGARPLPNVDQPLVKRGRELDQALQALEEDNCMDWIRQAFAYFVKKDASVLQFRQLALDITSHIVEFLDQQLSYKATGVPLSEWENALQDCHSQDDYETVFKHIVSSVLAIMRDSKLPATEEPTIAMFYEIINSHYMEDISLEYLSAKLNLSTTYLSVYIKDKTGINFSEHLQTIRMRKACELLATTNWTINEISVRVGYQNITSFNRIFKKTTGISPGTYRKQHLMEIHQQQKHVD encoded by the coding sequence ATGAACTGGATCATGAATAAAAAACGAACCCTGTTTTTCAAAATATTTGTCAGCTTTTTGGCGATTATCTCGCTGTTCTGCCTATTCTATATTCTGATTTATTATGTATTCAAAACGAGCCTGCAGGAGGAAATCGTTCAAAGCAGTCTCAATGAAACGAACAACACCGCGGAACGATTCTCTAATCATATGGAACAAATTCAGATTATGCTGTTCCACGTGTACAACAATCAGGATCTGGTATCTTTTAATAGGCAATTGCAGAGAGTTGGCTTTCAAGAGGCAGACTATCTAAAGGCCAAAAATGTAATGAAGGACATTCGGGGATATGTATACAATTCGTTGTTTTTGCTGGAAGATGTTATCGTCCACTTTCCTAAGGAACACTTTGCATTTGGTAAATCAGGCAGCGGCAGCTCGGATTACATGTTCAACACATCCTATCGAAGCAATATCTATCCATTGGAACATTGGGAGACACTCACCACGGAGCCCCATACATTTCTGATCTCGCCTGCAGCATCCTTTCAAATGAACGCAGGTTCTCCCGAGAGCAGGCATCTGCTGCCGTATACGTTTAAGAGCCCCGGCAGTCCTTATCAGATCATTGCAATGATAGATATCCAGAAAGCAGTTCAGTCCTTTTTCGGCACCACGGACGGACACACCTTGATCATTACGGACCATCAGAGCCACATCCTTTATCGCTCGGGTTCAACGCCAGGGGAAGAAGCGATACCCGTTTTCCAAGATGGAGAAACGACACGCAAGGAGAATGGGAGATATTATTTCAAGGCAGAAGGTGCTGACGGGCTCATGTATATCACATCACTGGAAGATACACGCATTGCAGACCAGCTGCAGCGATTGACCGGTTACATGGTTCTTATCTTTGTTTTTTCACTTTTGGCAGCAACGTTGGTATCCCTCTATCTAAGCCGACGCCTACATACGCCGGTTAAGCATATGCTATCCTCGCTGCTGGACCGTACTTCACTGAATAAAGCCGATGAAGTCGGGCAGGAAGAGAGTCACATTTTAGAATATGATCTCATTCAGAGCAGGATTGGGGAGCTAAAAAAAGAGAAAGATACGATCGTGGCCAAACTTAATCGCCAGAACGCCATTCTAACCAACTACTCCTATATGAACCAGTTGAAGAACATCAATACTGATCTTAGCGAGTGGAACGATTTTCTTGCGGATGGAGGAAGTTATCAGCTTGTTTATTACGACATTCGTTTTCGGATTTCGGAAAATGGAAGTATGCCTCTTGATCGGGAGCGAGCGGTGCGTCACTTGTTGGATTACATTCATCTGCTAACGAAAGAACGGTTCCATGCCAATCATACGTTCCAGATGGAAAAAAACGAGATTGTCTCCGTATTGAAGGAACCCTCTCCCTTCCAGCTTCAAGCACTGCTTGAACAGCTCAAAGCAAGTCTTGATGAGGAAAAACATTATTATGTCGTGACCATTTGTACCCTTCCGGCTATGAATCAACCGACTAAATTCAGTGAAACCTATCAGCAATTACGGGATCTGGCTTCATCGGCTCGCTTGCTAGAGGAAACCCAACTAATCAGCGGAGCCCGTCCCCTGCCCAATGTGGACCAGCCTCTGGTGAAACGGGGACGCGAGCTTGATCAGGCACTTCAGGCACTGGAAGAAGACAACTGTATGGATTGGATACGTCAGGCATTCGCATACTTCGTCAAAAAAGATGCCAGTGTACTTCAATTCAGACAATTAGCTCTCGATATAACGAGTCATATCGTTGAATTTTTGGATCAACAGCTCTCTTATAAAGCCACGGGCGTACCCCTGAGTGAATGGGAAAATGCTCTTCAGGACTGCCATTCACAGGATGATTATGAGACTGTTTTCAAGCACATCGTTAGCTCTGTCCTTGCCATCATGCGAGACAGCAAACTTCCCGCAACGGAAGAACCAACCATCGCCATGTTTTACGAAATCATAAACTCCCATTACATGGAGGATATTTCACTTGAGTATTTGTCAGCGAAACTGAATCTGTCAACGACGTATCTGTCCGTGTATATCAAAGATAAAACCGGCATCAATTTTAGCGAGCATCTGCAAACAATCCGCATGCGCAAAGCATGTGAACTGCTGGCTACGACAAATTGGACCATCAATGAAATCAGTGTCCGCGTGGGATACCAGAACATTACTTCCTTTAATCGCATTTTCAAAAAGACAACTGGCATCTCGCCTGGTACCTATCGGAAACAGCATCTTATGGAAATTCACCAGCAGCAGAAGCATGTAGATTGA
- a CDS encoding ABC transporter permease: MSGSRAKKYRFHSFRRNWDLYLLFSPVIIYFVVFHYVPMYGVQIAFKDFIANKGITGSPWVGFKHFERFFDSFYFWRIMKNTLGIGLYELIVGFPIPILLALMIHEIRSGKFRRFVQTVTYMPHFLSTVVMVGMIMMFLSPVSGLINLAITALGGETISFMTEPGWFKSIFVWSGVWQTMGWSSIIYLAALAGVDPQLHDAAKVDGATRLERIWHVNIPGIAPTMVVLLILNVGSIMGVGFEKVFLMQNALNMEASDVIATNVYRSGILGAQYSYSAAVGLFNSVINFILLLTVNRIARKVSSSSLW, translated from the coding sequence GTGAGTGGAAGCCGTGCGAAGAAATACCGTTTCCATTCGTTTCGTAGAAATTGGGATTTGTATCTATTATTCTCGCCTGTCATCATCTACTTTGTTGTGTTTCATTATGTACCCATGTATGGTGTGCAGATTGCGTTTAAGGACTTTATCGCGAATAAAGGCATTACCGGAAGTCCATGGGTGGGATTCAAACACTTTGAACGGTTCTTTGACAGCTTTTATTTTTGGCGAATCATGAAAAACACGCTTGGTATTGGTTTGTACGAATTAATTGTTGGTTTCCCTATTCCCATTCTCCTGGCGTTAATGATCCATGAAATTAGATCCGGGAAGTTCAGAAGATTTGTGCAAACAGTGACCTATATGCCTCATTTTTTATCTACTGTCGTCATGGTGGGCATGATTATGATGTTTTTGTCTCCTGTCAGTGGATTAATTAATCTGGCAATCACGGCTCTTGGCGGAGAAACCATTTCCTTCATGACGGAACCGGGTTGGTTCAAGAGTATATTTGTGTGGTCAGGTGTATGGCAGACGATGGGGTGGAGCTCGATCATCTATTTGGCGGCACTTGCCGGAGTAGATCCGCAGCTGCATGATGCAGCTAAGGTGGATGGCGCAACCAGGCTTGAGCGAATCTGGCATGTGAACATTCCGGGGATTGCCCCGACTATGGTTGTGCTTTTGATTCTAAATGTAGGATCCATCATGGGCGTCGGGTTTGAAAAGGTATTCCTTATGCAAAACGCGTTGAATATGGAGGCATCCGATGTTATCGCAACCAATGTATACCGCAGCGGTATTTTGGGTGCGCAGTACAGTTATTCTGCAGCTGTTGGTTTGTTTAACTCAGTTATCAATTTTATACTGCTGCTGACGGTGAACCGGATCGCCCGCAAAGTCAGTTCGAGCAGTCTATGGTAA
- a CDS encoding carbohydrate ABC transporter permease: protein MAQSRGDRAVEWMIYAALVLVSVVVLYPVFFVGIASISNPENVMRGEVWLWPKNISLVGYERLFANSELMKGYGNTLLYTVAGTMLNLVMTIAAAYPLSRTDFKGRTVFTILIVFTMFFSGGMIPTYLLIKDLGMLDTFWVMIIPSALSVWNMLIMKTFFQNSIPKEIQEAAFMDGCSNMKVLTRIVLPLSGPVLAVMVLFYAVGHWNSYFNALIYLSDRDKYPLQLFLREILVQGQMQEMVDISDDSLARSMMDAEAIKYAAVIITNLPMLILYPFLQKYFIKGVMIGAVKG from the coding sequence ATGGCGCAAAGTCGTGGTGACCGGGCAGTCGAATGGATGATCTATGCTGCTCTTGTGCTGGTATCTGTAGTGGTGTTGTATCCCGTGTTTTTTGTGGGAATTGCATCGATTAGTAATCCGGAAAACGTGATGCGCGGTGAAGTGTGGCTCTGGCCCAAGAACATCTCGCTGGTTGGTTATGAACGTCTGTTTGCGAATAGCGAACTGATGAAGGGCTATGGGAACACCTTGTTGTACACGGTCGCCGGAACCATGCTTAATCTGGTGATGACCATTGCGGCAGCATACCCGCTATCCAGAACAGATTTTAAAGGGAGAACGGTGTTTACCATTTTAATTGTGTTTACCATGTTTTTCAGTGGAGGCATGATTCCAACCTATCTGCTGATCAAAGACCTGGGTATGCTGGACACTTTTTGGGTCATGATTATTCCGTCGGCATTGTCCGTATGGAACATGCTGATCATGAAGACATTCTTTCAGAATTCCATACCAAAGGAAATTCAGGAAGCGGCCTTTATGGACGGCTGTTCGAACATGAAGGTACTCACTCGTATTGTCTTGCCTCTGTCAGGGCCCGTACTGGCCGTAATGGTTCTCTTTTACGCCGTGGGCCACTGGAACAGTTATTTTAATGCCCTGATCTATTTGTCAGACCGGGACAAGTATCCGCTGCAGTTGTTTTTACGCGAAATCCTGGTTCAGGGGCAGATGCAGGAGATGGTGGATATCAGTGACGATTCCCTGGCGAGAAGCATGATGGATGCGGAAGCCATCAAATATGCTGCTGTAATCATTACGAATTTACCTATGCTGATTCTGTATCCCTTTTTGCAAAAGTACTTCATTAAAGGGGTCATGATTGGTGCGGTGAAAGGCTAA
- a CDS encoding extracellular solute-binding protein, with product MLFKKWGSLTLSIVITAGLLAGCSSEETPAEQGQERQANLNATGMPVVKEPIELDFFTGKSTTNGSKFEETLIWKTYSEMSNVKVNFNLVPFETLTEKRNLALAGGDYPDVFYSARVTSDELTRYGAQGVFLPLNDLIDEYAPNFKRLMEQYPDIQKGLTMPDGNIYSMPSFYDPALLSMLIGAPLWINEDWLKQLNMEEPDSTESFYEYLKAVKTTDLNGNGKNDEIPFSATGITGIIDHVKGAWGLGNRGLGHKLVDVEPGTGELRFTKTLPQYKEVLQYVNKLHQEGLLDPEIFTLDGGALNAKGQAGTLGATTVPNPETVMGQKNFIGLGALKGPDGEQLYSHVKVPMVHVGAFAITDKNENPEATIRWMDHFYSDEGALLYFMGKEGETYEKDADGNLQYTQDITANPDGLTQDQALAQYFTWLGGSYPGLVKEDYFKGSETLPSSLEAAEKAKDHAVEDIWYNFNFTQEESEFMSSVGKDIQDYVTEMEAKFVNGSASFDQWEEYVNTLNKMGLEEYMKVYQAAYDRYKTE from the coding sequence ATGTTGTTTAAAAAATGGGGCAGCTTGACCTTATCCATCGTGATTACAGCGGGGTTACTGGCTGGATGTAGTTCAGAAGAGACGCCTGCAGAGCAGGGTCAGGAAAGACAGGCCAATCTGAACGCTACAGGCATGCCGGTCGTAAAGGAGCCAATAGAACTGGATTTTTTCACCGGGAAATCGACCACCAACGGGAGCAAATTCGAAGAAACGCTGATCTGGAAAACATATAGTGAGATGTCGAACGTTAAGGTAAACTTCAACCTTGTTCCTTTTGAGACACTGACCGAGAAGCGGAACCTCGCTCTGGCAGGCGGGGATTATCCGGATGTATTTTACTCTGCCCGTGTGACTTCAGATGAATTGACCCGTTATGGTGCCCAGGGTGTTTTTCTTCCACTCAATGATTTGATTGATGAGTATGCCCCGAATTTTAAAAGATTAATGGAGCAGTACCCCGATATTCAGAAAGGGTTGACGATGCCTGATGGAAACATCTATTCAATGCCGTCCTTTTATGATCCAGCTCTGCTATCCATGCTGATTGGTGCACCGCTCTGGATTAATGAAGATTGGTTGAAGCAGCTGAACATGGAAGAACCGGATTCAACCGAGAGTTTTTATGAATATCTGAAAGCCGTCAAAACGACAGATCTCAACGGTAACGGCAAAAACGATGAGATTCCTTTTAGCGCAACAGGCATCACGGGCATTATTGATCATGTCAAAGGAGCATGGGGCCTTGGTAACCGTGGTCTTGGACACAAGCTGGTTGATGTGGAACCCGGAACAGGTGAGCTTCGCTTCACCAAAACATTGCCTCAGTACAAGGAAGTACTGCAATATGTGAACAAGCTTCATCAGGAAGGACTGCTGGATCCGGAAATATTCACACTGGATGGTGGAGCCCTGAATGCCAAAGGTCAGGCCGGAACGCTTGGCGCGACAACGGTACCCAATCCGGAAACGGTTATGGGACAGAAGAATTTCATCGGTCTTGGTGCCCTCAAAGGCCCGGATGGCGAACAGCTGTATTCCCATGTAAAAGTGCCTATGGTACATGTGGGAGCCTTCGCTATAACGGACAAAAATGAGAATCCGGAAGCAACCATCCGCTGGATGGATCATTTCTACAGTGATGAAGGAGCCCTGCTCTACTTTATGGGTAAAGAGGGAGAAACCTATGAAAAGGATGCAGACGGAAATCTGCAGTATACGCAGGATATCACCGCAAATCCGGATGGCCTGACCCAAGATCAGGCTCTGGCCCAATATTTCACTTGGCTCGGCGGAAGCTATCCAGGCTTGGTCAAGGAAGATTATTTCAAAGGTTCGGAAACACTGCCAAGCTCCCTAGAGGCAGCCGAGAAGGCAAAAGATCATGCCGTGGAAGACATCTGGTACAACTTTAACTTCACACAGGAAGAATCTGAGTTCATGTCCTCTGTCGGCAAAGACATACAGGATTACGTGACCGAAATGGAAGCGAAGTTTGTGAATGGTAGTGCAAGTTTTGATCAGTGGGAAGAGTATGTGAATACCCTAAACAAGATGGGGCTGGAAGAGTATATGAAGGTATATCAAGCAGCTTATGACAGATATAAGACAGAATAG
- a CDS encoding Gfo/Idh/MocA family protein, whose translation MRVAVLGCGTMGTVHAKSYAKLKEVELVGVCDVEKDDADRLAAACGTRAYNRFEDLLNEGRPDVVSICLPTTLHCTYTVMAAEAGVHVICEKPVSSTAKEAEMMDVICRSNKVQLLVAHVGRFFPAYADAARQIVAGVIGKPGVAHARRIGPHPGLIKNWYNNERDSGGVIMDLMIHDIDYMRSVLGEVRSVYAQRRTLTHLDYAWVTLRFEQGAIANLEGMWGYPGPFQTAIEFAGDQGIVHVNSEESKSVMIRQVGAATEPILTTGTDERGTHSPIVSRKSPEFETAYDRELSHFIQSIQSGSQPEVTFQDACIASKIVRAALESAHSGQPVNMLGFEVKGD comes from the coding sequence GTGAGAGTTGCTGTACTGGGATGTGGAACAATGGGAACCGTTCATGCCAAAAGTTATGCCAAATTGAAAGAGGTTGAACTCGTTGGTGTCTGTGATGTGGAGAAAGACGATGCAGACAGACTGGCCGCTGCATGCGGAACGAGGGCGTACAATCGATTCGAGGATCTGTTGAATGAAGGGCGCCCGGATGTGGTGAGCATCTGTCTACCTACCACTCTGCACTGTACGTATACGGTTATGGCCGCGGAAGCGGGTGTGCATGTGATCTGTGAGAAACCGGTTAGTTCAACAGCCAAAGAAGCTGAAATGATGGATGTCATTTGTCGTTCGAATAAAGTGCAGTTGTTGGTTGCGCATGTGGGCCGCTTTTTCCCTGCCTATGCTGATGCAGCCCGTCAGATTGTGGCTGGTGTAATAGGAAAACCCGGGGTCGCCCATGCCAGACGTATCGGGCCCCATCCAGGGCTGATAAAGAACTGGTACAACAATGAGAGGGACAGCGGTGGTGTCATTATGGATCTGATGATCCATGACATCGATTATATGCGCAGTGTGCTTGGAGAGGTGCGTTCCGTGTATGCACAGCGCAGAACCCTGACTCATCTGGACTATGCTTGGGTGACTTTGAGATTTGAACAGGGAGCCATCGCCAATCTGGAAGGAATGTGGGGGTATCCGGGGCCTTTCCAGACAGCGATCGAATTCGCAGGGGATCAGGGAATCGTTCATGTAAACTCCGAGGAGTCCAAATCCGTGATGATCCGTCAGGTTGGGGCAGCAACGGAACCAATATTAACGACAGGCACAGATGAGAGAGGGACACATTCACCTATCGTTTCACGGAAAAGTCCAGAATTTGAAACTGCCTATGACCGTGAATTGTCTCATTTCATCCAAAGTATCCAGTCCGGATCTCAGCCCGAGGTCACGTTCCAGGATGCGTGTATTGCGTCCAAAATTGTGCGGGCTGCACTCGAATCTGCTCATAGCGGGCAGCCTGTAAACATGTTGGGTTTTGAGGTAAAGGGGGATTAA
- a CDS encoding Gfo/Idh/MocA family protein has product MKKLRIGMISFAHSHAFSYYRELIAIENAEVVAIADDNRERVQKLLEHEGISYYEDYRSMLQLPEIEAVIICSENVNHASMVMESARAGKHILCEKPLGVGMDEMKIMIEICSKYGVQLMTAFPCRYLPAVLETKRALERGEIGQVIAVKGYNRGTAPEGWFVESSLSGGGAILDHTVHVADLLRWLFKREPLAVYAEQGHLFHDLEVEDSGMVHIEFDQGIIAFIDTSWSRNRSYPFWGDVKLDIIGTEGVIHMDAFAQTNEVYSDLEGKARWSYWGERMNYYMLQDFVDSLIAGKSVPVPGEDGLQAASIALAAYESIRKEGKVTMK; this is encoded by the coding sequence ATGAAAAAGCTGCGTATTGGCATGATTAGCTTCGCTCATTCTCATGCCTTCAGCTATTATCGGGAGCTTATCGCGATTGAGAATGCGGAGGTCGTTGCCATCGCTGATGATAACAGGGAGCGTGTTCAGAAGCTTCTTGAACATGAGGGCATCTCGTATTATGAAGATTATCGCAGCATGCTGCAGCTTCCTGAGATAGAAGCCGTAATTATATGCTCAGAAAACGTGAATCATGCGAGTATGGTTATGGAAAGTGCCCGCGCGGGCAAGCATATTTTATGTGAAAAACCGCTTGGAGTGGGCATGGATGAAATGAAGATTATGATCGAAATCTGTTCCAAATACGGGGTACAACTGATGACTGCATTCCCATGCAGGTATTTGCCTGCCGTATTGGAGACGAAGAGGGCGCTGGAACGAGGGGAAATTGGGCAAGTGATTGCGGTTAAGGGATACAATCGCGGGACAGCACCAGAGGGGTGGTTTGTGGAGTCTTCTCTATCTGGCGGAGGCGCGATTCTGGATCATACGGTGCATGTAGCTGATCTGCTTCGGTGGTTATTTAAGCGGGAACCGCTAGCGGTATATGCGGAGCAAGGGCACCTGTTTCATGATCTGGAAGTGGAAGATTCGGGGATGGTGCATATCGAATTCGATCAGGGAATAATTGCGTTCATTGATACAAGCTGGTCAAGAAACCGGAGCTATCCGTTCTGGGGAGACGTGAAGCTGGATATCATCGGTACAGAAGGCGTCATACATATGGATGCTTTTGCGCAGACGAATGAGGTATACAGCGATCTAGAGGGTAAAGCGAGGTGGAGCTATTGGGGAGAGCGTATGAATTATTATATGCTGCAGGATTTTGTGGACTCACTCATAGCTGGGAAAAGTGTCCCCGTCCCCGGGGAAGATGGTTTACAGGCCGCATCAATTGCTCTGGCTGCATATGAGTCGATCCGGAAAGAAGGCAAAGTAACGATGAAGTAA